One Camelina sativa cultivar DH55 chromosome 3, Cs, whole genome shotgun sequence genomic window carries:
- the LOC104777406 gene encoding pentatricopeptide repeat-containing protein At1g34160 isoform X2, which produces MRHLLSNQTTPISFPHRRPFSIFLPPFSSSRTLRSFTVRRPFIRRKNLPRQTSPSAICRVDALTCSFTLKACARALCSSATVQLHCQISRNGFSDDARLGTTLLDAYSKNGDLVSAHKLFDEMPLRDIASWNALISGLASGNRASEALELYKRMEMERIRRNEITVVAALGACSHLGAVKEGEKIYGYFKDANLDHNVIVSNAAIDMYSKCGLVDKAFAVFDQITGKKSVVTWNTMIMGFAVHGEAHRALEVFEKLEVNGIKPDDVSYLAALTACRHAGLVDYGTLVFNNMARNGVEPNMKHYGCVVDLLGRAGKLREAHDIICSMSMVPDPVLWQSLLGASEIHNNVEMAEIASRKVNEMGVNDDGDFVLLSNVYAAQGRWKDVGRVRDDMETKQVKKIPGLSYIEAKGTIHKFYNGDKIHEQWRDIYEKIDEIRFKIREEGYVAQTGLVLHDIGEEEKENALCYHSEKLAVAYGLMMMDGAEEECPVRVIKNLRICGDCHVVFKHISKIYNREIIVRDRVRFHRFKDGSCSCKDYW; this is translated from the exons ATGCGTCACCTTCTCTCAAATCAAACAACTCCAATCTCATTTCCTCACCGCCGGCCATTTTCAATCTTCCTTCCTCCGTTCTCGTCTTCTCGAACGCTGCGCAGTTTCACCGTTCGGAGACCTTTCATTCGCCGTAAAAATCTTCC GCGGCAAACTTCACCGTCGGCTATATGTAGAGTCGATGCTTTGACTTGTTCCTTCACTCTTAAAGCTTGTGCGCGTGCGCTTTGTTCTTCCGCTACTGTTCAACTTCATTGTCAGATTAGTCGTAATGGGTTTTCCGATGACGCGCGTCTCGGTACTACGTTGCTTGATGCTTACTCGAAAAATGGAGATTTGGTTAGTGCGCACAAgttgttcgacgaaatgcctttGAGAGACATCGCATCGTGGAATGCGTTGATCTCGGGGTTAGCCTCGGGGAATAGAGCGAGTGAGGCGTTGGAGCTGTATAAACGAATGGAAATGGAAAGAATCAGAAGAAATGAAATAactgttgttgctgctttgGGAGCTTGTTCTCACTTGGGTGCTGTTAAGGAAGGTGAAAAGATCTATGGTTACTTTAAAGATGCAAACTTGGATCATAACGTGATTGTTAGCAACGCGGCTATTGATATGTATTCGAAATGTGGGCTTGTTGATAAAGCTTTTGCAGTGTTTGATCAGATTACGGGTAAGAAGAGCGTTGTTACATGGAACACTATGATCATGGGGTTTGCAGTACACGGAGAAGCGCATAGAGCGCTAGAGGTTTTTGAGAAATTGGAGGTTAATGGTATCAAGCCTGATGATGTCTCATACTTAGCTGCTTTAACTGCTTGTAGACACGCAGGATTAGTGGATTACGGGACATTAGTGTTCAACAACATGGCTCGTAACGGGGTGGAGCCTAACATGAAGCATTACGGTTGTGTGGTTGATCTGTTAGGTCGTGCAGGAAAGCTGAGAGAAGCTCACGACATCATATGCTCGATGTCGATGGTTCCGGATCCTGTTTTGTGGCAGAGCCTCCTTGGAGCTTCAGAGATTCACAATAATGTTGAAATGGCTGAGATAGCTTCTAGGAAAGTGAATGAGATGGGTGTTAACGACGACGGGGATTTTGTGTTGCTATCAAACGTTTATGCAGCGCAGGGACGGTGGAAGGACGTTGGACGAGTGAGAGATGATATGGAGACCAAACAAGTGAAGAAAATTCCCGGTCTTAGCTACATAGAAGCCAAAGGAACGATTCATAAATTCTACAATGGTGACAAGATCCATGAACAGTGGAGAGATATTTATGAGAAGATCGATGAGATCAG GTTCAAGATAAGGGAGGAGGGTTACGTGGCACAGACGGGACTCGTGTTGCACGACattggagaggaagagaaagagaacgcTTTGTGCTATCACAGCGAGAAATTGGCGGTGGCCTACGgactgatgatgatggatgGTGCGGAAGAGGAGTGTCCGGTGAGAGTTATAAAGAACCTGAGAATTTGTGGGGACTGTCACGTTGTTTTCAAACATATTTCAAAGATTTATAACAGAGAGATCATTGTTAGGGATCGAGTTCGATTTCATCGGTTCAAAGATGGTTCATGCTCTTGCAAAGATTATTGGTGA
- the LOC104777405 gene encoding tRNA pseudouridine(38/39) synthase isoform X2 produces MTMSDGKSDPGGDDRDSEIAKETELVFLRNRVKELEAENAELLSQVSSCQCQQMEVKDDRLVRRRRVRKGDKNSIPSHLISKRYVALKIMYFGKRFYGFSAEAQMEPSVESEIFKALERTRLLIGDKKDSCYSRCGRTDKGVSSTGQVIALFLRSRLKAPTGDSEGQVNGRTGERPEYDYVRVLNRALPDDIRVTGWSPAPIDFHARFSCSAREYKYFFWRQNLNLSAMDIAGKKFIGEHDFRNFCKMDVANVHCYTRRVTFFDVSPCQNSHEGDQLCTFTMRGSAFLWHQIRCMVAVLFMIGQGVESVDVIDTLLDTKKTPRKPQYLLASEIPLVLRTCEFENVDFICSPGAAESLRSHFKNESLTYQLESVIYQEALRNCLPPCNEQSSCNDVEKKKKRAEHVPLLSRPTEPSYEERAAKLKPRKQETCHV; encoded by the exons ATGACTATGTCCGATGGAAAATCCGATCCCGGCGGCGATGACCGAGACTCTGAAATCGCTAAAGAAACCGAACTAGTGTTTCTCCGTAATCGCGTCAAG gAGTTAGAAGCGGAAAATGCTGAATTGTTGTCTCAGGTTTCAAGCTGCCAATGTCAACAG ATGGAAGTGAAGGATGATCGGTTAGTTAGGAGAAGGAGAGTTAGAAAGGGAGATAAGAATAGTATACCGAGTCATCTTATCTCAAAGAGATATGTTGCACTAAAAATCATGTATTTTGGTAAGAG ATTTTATGGCTTTTCGGCTGAAGCACAAATGGAACCAAGTGTTGAg TCAGAAATTTTTAAAGCACTTGAAAGGACACGGCTTTTAATTGGTGACAAGAAAGACTCTTGTTACTCGAGATGCGGGAGAACAGATAAAGGTGTTTCGTCCACGGGGCAG gtgattgctctgtttttaagATCCAGACTGAAGGCACCTACTGGAGACTCTGAAGGACAAGTTAATGGGAGAACGGGTGAAA GACCAGAATATGATTATGTGAGAGTTCTGAATCGTGCTCTCCCTGATGACATCCGAGTTACTGGATGGTCTCCGGCTCCAATTGACTTTCATGCAAG GTTCAGTTGCTCTGCTAGAGAatacaaatatttcttttggaGACAAAATCTGAATCTCTCG GCCATGGACATTGCTGGGAAGAAGTTCATCGGAGAGCATGATTTTAGGAACTTCTGCAAGATGGACGTGGCAAATGTGCATTGCTATACTCGACGTGTTACTTTCTTTGATGTCTCTCCTTGTCAAAATAG TCATGAGGGTGATCAGCTTTGCACATTTACAATGAGAGGCAGTGCTTTCCTGTGGCACCAGATCCGCTGCATGGTTGCGGTGCTATTCATGATTGGGCAGGGCGTTGAATCGGTTGAT GTGATAGATACATTGTTGGACACCAAGAAAACGCCAAGAAAACCTCAATATCTGTTGGCCTCCGAGATTCCCTTAGTCCTCCGTACATGTGAATTTGAAAATGTTGACTTCATATGTTCTCCAG GCGCTGCAGAGTCACTTCGGTCTCACTTCAAGAATGAGTCGTTGACATACCAATTAGAGTCTGTGATTTATCAGGAGGCTCTCCGGAACTGTTTACCACCATGCAATG AACAAAGCTCATGCAATGatgtagaaaaaaagaagaaacgagCAGAACACGTTCCCCTATTATCTCGACCAACTGAGC CATCTTACGAAGAACGAGCTGCGAAATTGAAACCAAGGAAACAAGAAACTTGTCATGTGTAG
- the LOC104777405 gene encoding tRNA pseudouridine(38/39) synthase isoform X1: MTMSDGKSDPGGDDRDSEIAKETELVFLRNRVKELEAENAELLSQVSSCQCQQMEVKDDRLVRRRRVRKGDKNSIPSHLISKRYVALKIMYFGKRFYGFSAEAQMEPSVESEIFKALERTRLLIGDKKDSCYSRCGRTDKGVSSTGQVIALFLRSRLKAPTGDSEGQVNGRTGERPEYDYVRVLNRALPDDIRVTGWSPAPIDFHARFSCSAREYKYFFWRQNLNLSAMDIAGKKFIGEHDFRNFCKMDVANVHCYTRRVTFFDVSPCQNSHEGDQLCTFTMRGSAFLWHQIRCMVAVLFMIGQGVESVDVIDTLLDTKKTPRKPQYLLASEIPLVLRTCEFENVDFICSPGAAESLRSHFKNESLTYQLESVIYQEALRNCLPPCNVSTEQSSCNDVEKKKKRAEHVPLLSRPTEPSYEERAAKLKPRKQETCHV; the protein is encoded by the exons ATGACTATGTCCGATGGAAAATCCGATCCCGGCGGCGATGACCGAGACTCTGAAATCGCTAAAGAAACCGAACTAGTGTTTCTCCGTAATCGCGTCAAG gAGTTAGAAGCGGAAAATGCTGAATTGTTGTCTCAGGTTTCAAGCTGCCAATGTCAACAG ATGGAAGTGAAGGATGATCGGTTAGTTAGGAGAAGGAGAGTTAGAAAGGGAGATAAGAATAGTATACCGAGTCATCTTATCTCAAAGAGATATGTTGCACTAAAAATCATGTATTTTGGTAAGAG ATTTTATGGCTTTTCGGCTGAAGCACAAATGGAACCAAGTGTTGAg TCAGAAATTTTTAAAGCACTTGAAAGGACACGGCTTTTAATTGGTGACAAGAAAGACTCTTGTTACTCGAGATGCGGGAGAACAGATAAAGGTGTTTCGTCCACGGGGCAG gtgattgctctgtttttaagATCCAGACTGAAGGCACCTACTGGAGACTCTGAAGGACAAGTTAATGGGAGAACGGGTGAAA GACCAGAATATGATTATGTGAGAGTTCTGAATCGTGCTCTCCCTGATGACATCCGAGTTACTGGATGGTCTCCGGCTCCAATTGACTTTCATGCAAG GTTCAGTTGCTCTGCTAGAGAatacaaatatttcttttggaGACAAAATCTGAATCTCTCG GCCATGGACATTGCTGGGAAGAAGTTCATCGGAGAGCATGATTTTAGGAACTTCTGCAAGATGGACGTGGCAAATGTGCATTGCTATACTCGACGTGTTACTTTCTTTGATGTCTCTCCTTGTCAAAATAG TCATGAGGGTGATCAGCTTTGCACATTTACAATGAGAGGCAGTGCTTTCCTGTGGCACCAGATCCGCTGCATGGTTGCGGTGCTATTCATGATTGGGCAGGGCGTTGAATCGGTTGAT GTGATAGATACATTGTTGGACACCAAGAAAACGCCAAGAAAACCTCAATATCTGTTGGCCTCCGAGATTCCCTTAGTCCTCCGTACATGTGAATTTGAAAATGTTGACTTCATATGTTCTCCAG GCGCTGCAGAGTCACTTCGGTCTCACTTCAAGAATGAGTCGTTGACATACCAATTAGAGTCTGTGATTTATCAGGAGGCTCTCCGGAACTGTTTACCACCATGCAATG TTTCAACAGAACAAAGCTCATGCAATGatgtagaaaaaaagaagaaacgagCAGAACACGTTCCCCTATTATCTCGACCAACTGAGC CATCTTACGAAGAACGAGCTGCGAAATTGAAACCAAGGAAACAAGAAACTTGTCATGTGTAG
- the LOC104779080 gene encoding auxin response factor 13-like, with amino-acid sequence MENNEDMNSQPELLIDGTKSYMYEQMWNICAGPLCDLPKPAEKVYYFPQGHIELVETSTREEFDEMRPNTNLPSKFLCRVIAIQLNVEKNTDEVYAQISLMPDTNEVVIPITNDSSRKPKVCSFTKVLTASDTSTHGVLSLPKKHAIECLPPLDMSQPVPTQELVLKDLHDNQWKFKHTFRGTPQRHLFTTGWNAFVTSKKLVAGDHFIILRRENGELLVGIRRAKYEIDHIPSSVISAQCMLHGVIASVVNAFNTNCMFIVVYKPRSSQFVVRYNKFEDALKNKFNFGSRFMMRFEGEKFSEKRYSGIVIGVKDLSPHWKNSEWRSLQVQWDEVSPFPKPNNVSAWEIEPLVPSSNNFQSTLLQKKSPCQTGSSSSIVLTDNKIGQPNMSSPENAPQLCDHDVVDDSKVSYGSLMSYRVPTMPNPNCANDQIVQPVQENITTDATTSCMLFGVDLLATPSKK; translated from the exons ATGGAGAATAATGAAGATATGAATTCACAACCAGAGCTATTAA ttGATGGAACCAAGAGTTATATGTATGAACAAATGTGGAATATATGTGCTGGACCTTTGTGTGATCTTCCAAAGCCCGCAGAAAAGGTTTATTACTTTCCTCAAGGGCATATTGAGCTT GTTGAGACATCAACAAGAGAAGAGTTCGATGAGATGAGGCCAAATACTAATCTGCCTTCGAAGTTTCTATGTCGTGTAATTGCTATTCAGCTTAAT gtggAAAAAAATACAGATGAAGTTTATGCTCAAATTTCTTTGATGCCGGATACAAAT GAAGTTGTAATCCCAATTACTAATGATAGTAGTCGAAAGCCAAAGGTTTGTTCTTTTACTAAAGTCCTAACGGCGTCAGACACTAGCACACATGGTGTATTATCTCTTCCTAAAAAACATGCCATTGAATGTCTTCCACCGCTG GATATGTCTCAACCAGTGCCTACACAAGAACTTGTCCTAAAAGATCTTCATGATAATCAATGGAAATTTAAACATACCTTCAGAG GTACACCGCAGAGGCATCTATTCACCACTGGTTGGAATGCGTTTGtaacatcaaaaaaattagttgctGGAGACCATTTCATTATCCTTAG AAGAGAGAATGGAGAACTGCTAGTTGGCATTAGACGAGCGAAGTACGAAATAGACCACATACCTTCATCTGTAATATCAGCGCAATGTATGCTACATGGAGTCATTGCTTCTGTAGTAAATGCATTCAATACAAATTGTATGTTCATTGTGGTTTACAAGCCAAG GTCAAGTCAATTTGTTGTTAGATATAACAAATTTGAAGATGCATTGAAGAATAAGTTTAATTTCGGGTCGAGATTTATGATGCGGTTTGAGGGTGAGAAATTTTCTGAAAAAAG ATACTCTGGGATTGTTATTGGTGTAAAAGATTTGTCCCCACATTGGAAAAATTCAGAATGGAGAAGCCTACAG GTGCAATGGGACGAGGTATCACCATTTCCAAAACCAAATAACGTATCAGCGTGGGAAATTGAACCTTTAGTACCTTCATCAAATAATTTCCAGTCAACTTTGCTCCAGAAAAAAAGCCCTTGTCAAACGG GTTCATCATCATCGATTGTTTTGACTGACAACAAAATTGGACAACCGAACATGAGTTCTCCAGAGAATGCTCCTCAGCTTTGTGATCATGACGTAGTTGATGATTCCAAGGTTTCTTATGGTTCACTAATGAGTTACAGAGTCCCAACCATGCCCAACCCGAACTGTGCTAACGACCAAATTGTTCAACCAGTGCAAGAAAATATAACTACCGATGCAACCACTAGTTGCATGTTGTTTGGAGTTGATCTTCTGGCCACACCCTCAAAAAAATGA
- the LOC104777406 gene encoding pentatricopeptide repeat-containing protein At1g34160 isoform X1, with product MARVYMETMIQRCVTFSQIKQLQSHFLTAGHFQSSFLRSRLLERCAVSPFGDLSFAVKIFRHIPKPLTNDWNAVIRGFAASPQPSLAFSWYRSMLRQTSPSAICRVDALTCSFTLKACARALCSSATVQLHCQISRNGFSDDARLGTTLLDAYSKNGDLVSAHKLFDEMPLRDIASWNALISGLASGNRASEALELYKRMEMERIRRNEITVVAALGACSHLGAVKEGEKIYGYFKDANLDHNVIVSNAAIDMYSKCGLVDKAFAVFDQITGKKSVVTWNTMIMGFAVHGEAHRALEVFEKLEVNGIKPDDVSYLAALTACRHAGLVDYGTLVFNNMARNGVEPNMKHYGCVVDLLGRAGKLREAHDIICSMSMVPDPVLWQSLLGASEIHNNVEMAEIASRKVNEMGVNDDGDFVLLSNVYAAQGRWKDVGRVRDDMETKQVKKIPGLSYIEAKGTIHKFYNGDKIHEQWRDIYEKIDEIRFKIREEGYVAQTGLVLHDIGEEEKENALCYHSEKLAVAYGLMMMDGAEEECPVRVIKNLRICGDCHVVFKHISKIYNREIIVRDRVRFHRFKDGSCSCKDYW from the exons ATGGCTCGTGTTTACATGGAGACGATGATACAGAGATGCGTCACCTTCTCTCAAATCAAACAACTCCAATCTCATTTCCTCACCGCCGGCCATTTTCAATCTTCCTTCCTCCGTTCTCGTCTTCTCGAACGCTGCGCAGTTTCACCGTTCGGAGACCTTTCATTCGCCGTAAAAATCTTCCGTCACATCCCTAAGCCTTTAACCAACGATTGGAACGCCGTCATCCGCGGATTCGCCGCTAGTCCTCAGCCGTCGCTCGCGTTTTCATGGTATCGTTCCATGTTGCGGCAAACTTCACCGTCGGCTATATGTAGAGTCGATGCTTTGACTTGTTCCTTCACTCTTAAAGCTTGTGCGCGTGCGCTTTGTTCTTCCGCTACTGTTCAACTTCATTGTCAGATTAGTCGTAATGGGTTTTCCGATGACGCGCGTCTCGGTACTACGTTGCTTGATGCTTACTCGAAAAATGGAGATTTGGTTAGTGCGCACAAgttgttcgacgaaatgcctttGAGAGACATCGCATCGTGGAATGCGTTGATCTCGGGGTTAGCCTCGGGGAATAGAGCGAGTGAGGCGTTGGAGCTGTATAAACGAATGGAAATGGAAAGAATCAGAAGAAATGAAATAactgttgttgctgctttgGGAGCTTGTTCTCACTTGGGTGCTGTTAAGGAAGGTGAAAAGATCTATGGTTACTTTAAAGATGCAAACTTGGATCATAACGTGATTGTTAGCAACGCGGCTATTGATATGTATTCGAAATGTGGGCTTGTTGATAAAGCTTTTGCAGTGTTTGATCAGATTACGGGTAAGAAGAGCGTTGTTACATGGAACACTATGATCATGGGGTTTGCAGTACACGGAGAAGCGCATAGAGCGCTAGAGGTTTTTGAGAAATTGGAGGTTAATGGTATCAAGCCTGATGATGTCTCATACTTAGCTGCTTTAACTGCTTGTAGACACGCAGGATTAGTGGATTACGGGACATTAGTGTTCAACAACATGGCTCGTAACGGGGTGGAGCCTAACATGAAGCATTACGGTTGTGTGGTTGATCTGTTAGGTCGTGCAGGAAAGCTGAGAGAAGCTCACGACATCATATGCTCGATGTCGATGGTTCCGGATCCTGTTTTGTGGCAGAGCCTCCTTGGAGCTTCAGAGATTCACAATAATGTTGAAATGGCTGAGATAGCTTCTAGGAAAGTGAATGAGATGGGTGTTAACGACGACGGGGATTTTGTGTTGCTATCAAACGTTTATGCAGCGCAGGGACGGTGGAAGGACGTTGGACGAGTGAGAGATGATATGGAGACCAAACAAGTGAAGAAAATTCCCGGTCTTAGCTACATAGAAGCCAAAGGAACGATTCATAAATTCTACAATGGTGACAAGATCCATGAACAGTGGAGAGATATTTATGAGAAGATCGATGAGATCAG GTTCAAGATAAGGGAGGAGGGTTACGTGGCACAGACGGGACTCGTGTTGCACGACattggagaggaagagaaagagaacgcTTTGTGCTATCACAGCGAGAAATTGGCGGTGGCCTACGgactgatgatgatggatgGTGCGGAAGAGGAGTGTCCGGTGAGAGTTATAAAGAACCTGAGAATTTGTGGGGACTGTCACGTTGTTTTCAAACATATTTCAAAGATTTATAACAGAGAGATCATTGTTAGGGATCGAGTTCGATTTCATCGGTTCAAAGATGGTTCATGCTCTTGCAAAGATTATTGGTGA